One genomic window of Acidobacteriota bacterium includes the following:
- a CDS encoding HAD family hydrolase, which produces MLTANKQPRYEAVVFDLDGTLANTFSTVLRIFNQVMLDRTGRHWRLEELLPYFGPPESVMFQRMFPAVEIHEPMIADYFRLSREDGHEIKPFDGISELVSDLKSCGVKLGVFSAANTEAARIRVGHAGLLEYFDEVLGGDSVENSKPHPDGLLRLMESFSVAPAQTVYIGDMVADVETGRAAGVTTVAVTWGAAKRVTLAEANPDHLIDHPKLLKSVITYG; this is translated from the coding sequence ATGCTGACTGCGAATAAACAACCTCGGTACGAAGCCGTCGTTTTCGACCTGGACGGCACGCTGGCCAATACGTTTTCCACTGTATTGCGCATCTTTAACCAGGTGATGCTGGACAGAACCGGACGGCACTGGCGGTTGGAGGAATTGCTGCCGTATTTTGGCCCGCCCGAAAGTGTCATGTTCCAGCGGATGTTTCCCGCCGTCGAAATTCACGAACCGATGATTGCCGATTACTTTCGGTTGAGCCGTGAAGACGGGCACGAAATCAAACCCTTTGACGGCATCAGCGAATTGGTCAGCGATCTGAAATCCTGTGGCGTCAAACTTGGAGTGTTCAGCGCCGCCAACACCGAAGCCGCGCGCATTCGCGTCGGCCACGCAGGCTTGCTGGAGTATTTTGACGAAGTGCTGGGCGGCGATTCGGTCGAAAACTCCAAACCGCATCCCGACGGGTTGTTGCGGCTGATGGAAAGTTTTAGCGTGGCTCCGGCGCAGACGGTTTACATCGGCGATATGGTCGCGGATGTGGAAACCGGTCGAGCGGCGGGCGTAACGACTGTGGCCGTGACTTGGGGAGCGGCGAAGCGTGTAACGTTGGCGGAGGCCAATCCTGACCATTTGATTGATCACCCCAAACTGCTCAAGAGCGTTATCACCTACGGTTGA
- a CDS encoding dihydrodipicolinate synthase family protein, translated as MSLNLNGIIGALPTPFGYDGEVDHNKLRDNVQKWNQSDLLGYLILGSTGEFPHLTTDEKLAVIESVRTAMAPEKLLLVGTGELSTRQTIEMTRRAHDYGADGAVVVTPFYYKKVLFDEHHIAHYERIADSAPIPVLIYMIPQFAGVSLMPETIAHLAEHPNIVGLKESSGDLSAMKDLFRELKTTDFNVLVGSPAILHEALEVGCSGAVLAVGCLAPNASCAVRQAWQEGRYQDAKDLQAKLAKLARATAANGVGHLKAAMDMVGLYGFLSRSPLPNPTDEERKEIADAIAESELFEKNEDGLWSEKSHYFVNEFAD; from the coding sequence ATGTCACTCAATCTCAACGGTATTATTGGCGCACTGCCGACGCCCTTTGGGTATGACGGCGAAGTGGATCACAACAAGCTTCGAGACAATGTCCAGAAGTGGAATCAAAGCGATCTGCTGGGATATTTGATTCTGGGTTCGACCGGCGAATTCCCGCATCTGACGACGGATGAAAAGCTGGCGGTGATTGAATCCGTCCGCACAGCGATGGCGCCGGAAAAGTTGTTGCTGGTCGGCACCGGAGAGCTTTCGACGCGGCAAACCATAGAAATGACCCGGCGCGCTCACGATTACGGCGCTGATGGAGCGGTGGTTGTCACGCCGTTTTATTACAAGAAAGTGCTCTTTGACGAACATCACATAGCGCATTACGAACGCATTGCCGACAGCGCGCCGATTCCGGTGTTGATTTATATGATTCCGCAGTTTGCCGGCGTCAGCTTGATGCCCGAAACCATTGCGCATCTGGCCGAACATCCGAACATTGTCGGGTTGAAGGAAAGCTCCGGCGATCTTTCGGCAATGAAAGATTTGTTCCGCGAATTGAAAACCACCGATTTCAATGTGCTGGTCGGGTCTCCTGCGATTTTGCACGAAGCGCTGGAAGTCGGATGTTCCGGCGCGGTGTTGGCGGTTGGCTGTCTGGCTCCGAATGCGTCGTGTGCCGTTCGCCAGGCCTGGCAGGAAGGCCGGTATCAGGATGCCAAAGACTTGCAGGCTAAATTGGCCAAACTGGCGCGAGCGACTGCCGCAAATGGCGTAGGGCATTTGAAAGCGGCGATGGATATGGTTGGGCTGTATGGATTTTTGTCGCGTTCGCCGCTGCCGAATCCTACCGACGAAGAGCGCAAGGAAATCGCCGACGCGATAGCCGAGAGCGAGTTGTTCGAAAAGAACGAAGATGGCTTGTGGTCAGAAAAGAGCCATTACTTCGTCAATGAGTTTGCCGACTGA
- the bshC gene encoding bacillithiol biosynthesis cysteine-adding enzyme BshC has product MTDHHTIKFSDIPKTSKLYKDFLYDFSQVSQFYQPEGLDIASLVPRAKQVTAQTFHRDAVADVLTDQNQKAGAGDATFANIERLRQSDSVVVITGQQAGLFTGPLYTIFKALTAIKLAEHLRAQGVNAVPMFWIASEDHDFQEVNHTRLVNREGQLTTVTYTACSPKEGKPVGHVKLAEGVRENIDELLAALPESEFIPRLAEDLRDSYQAGTGFADAFGKLMMKLFSKFGVVLINPLDDRLKHISGEIYSRAMARVPEFADRLVAASSRLEAAGYHSQVFTSQESVPLFMLDDGRRTAMVRREDGRFYLKSGEKSFAPDELVETVNRCPNCFSPNVTLRPIVQDYLLPTVAYIGGPAEIAYFAQLRPNYSLLGRVEPVVLPRATFTLIEKRHAKTMAKYGIGFSDLFDGPEAVLKKVVEQSLDNDTAQIFDETEKLFEEQLEKLRASLVKVEPTLSDALKGGREKIFYQLNNLRTRFVHNRSKRDETTSQQIEKLFAVLYPNKGLQERELNIAYFLARYGYELIDRIYEEVEIGNNDHKLVYL; this is encoded by the coding sequence ATGACCGACCACCACACGATCAAATTCAGCGACATTCCCAAAACATCAAAACTTTACAAAGACTTTCTTTACGACTTCAGCCAGGTTTCCCAATTTTATCAACCGGAAGGGTTGGATATTGCTTCCTTGGTTCCGCGCGCCAAACAGGTGACTGCGCAGACCTTTCACCGTGACGCGGTCGCCGACGTTCTGACCGATCAAAATCAGAAAGCCGGAGCAGGCGACGCGACCTTCGCGAATATTGAACGGCTGCGGCAATCGGATTCGGTTGTCGTTATCACCGGGCAGCAGGCCGGGTTGTTCACCGGGCCGTTGTACACGATTTTCAAGGCTTTGACGGCGATCAAACTGGCCGAACATCTTCGCGCACAAGGCGTCAATGCTGTTCCGATGTTTTGGATCGCTTCGGAAGATCACGATTTTCAAGAGGTCAATCACACGCGGCTGGTCAACCGCGAAGGCCAGTTGACGACGGTGACCTACACGGCTTGTTCACCGAAAGAAGGCAAACCGGTCGGCCACGTCAAACTGGCCGAAGGCGTGAGGGAGAACATTGACGAATTGCTGGCGGCTTTGCCCGAGTCGGAATTCATTCCTCGACTGGCCGAAGATTTGCGCGATTCGTATCAAGCGGGAACCGGCTTTGCCGACGCGTTCGGCAAACTGATGATGAAGCTGTTCAGCAAATTCGGCGTCGTGTTGATCAACCCGTTGGATGATCGGCTGAAGCACATTTCCGGGGAAATTTATTCGCGCGCGATGGCTCGCGTGCCGGAATTTGCCGACCGTTTGGTGGCTGCCAGTTCCCGACTGGAAGCCGCCGGATACCATTCTCAAGTTTTTACCAGTCAGGAATCCGTGCCGCTGTTTATGCTGGACGACGGACGCCGCACGGCGATGGTTCGCCGCGAAGACGGGCGCTTCTATTTGAAAAGTGGCGAAAAAAGCTTCGCCCCCGACGAATTGGTGGAAACGGTCAATCGCTGTCCGAATTGTTTCAGCCCCAACGTCACACTTCGGCCAATCGTGCAGGACTATTTGTTGCCGACGGTTGCTTATATTGGCGGCCCAGCGGAAATTGCGTACTTTGCGCAGCTTCGCCCAAATTATTCGCTTTTGGGCAGAGTCGAACCCGTCGTTTTGCCGCGCGCGACTTTCACCCTGATCGAAAAGCGACACGCCAAAACAATGGCCAAATACGGCATCGGGTTCAGCGATTTGTTTGACGGTCCGGAAGCGGTTTTGAAAAAAGTTGTCGAACAGAGCCTGGACAACGATACCGCGCAAATCTTTGACGAAACCGAAAAGCTGTTTGAAGAACAGTTGGAAAAGCTGCGCGCTTCGTTGGTGAAGGTTGAACCCACGCTGAGCGATGCGTTGAAAGGCGGGCGCGAAAAGATTTTCTACCAATTGAATAACCTCAGAACCCGTTTCGTCCACAACCGCAGCAAACGCGACGAAACCACAAGCCAGCAAATCGAAAAATTGTTCGCCGTGCTGTATCCGAACAAAGGCTTGCAGGAGCGGGAACTCAACATCGCGTATTTTCTGGCGCGCTATGGGTACGAATTGATTGATCGAATTTACGAGGAAGTCGAAATCGGCAACAATGATCACAAACTGGTTTACCTGTAA
- a CDS encoding Uma2 family endonuclease codes for MSAEPKKVYTLEEYLALERESEIRHEYLNGEILDMSGGTLNHDLTMGNVFDLMRQRLLGKTCQVFTANMQIKTPALLPYRYADGSVVCGGVEVEQFNGCDLLLNPVLVWEVLSKNTEAYDRGDKFTYYKSIPSLKEYLLIAQHRPHVTHYTKQNERIWYREEFNDRNESVYLPSLEVTLQLSEIYQDVIFPA; via the coding sequence ATGTCGGCTGAACCCAAGAAAGTTTACACACTGGAAGAGTACCTGGCTCTAGAACGGGAATCAGAAATCAGACATGAATATCTGAACGGCGAAATTCTGGATATGAGTGGTGGAACATTGAACCACGATTTAACGATGGGCAATGTTTTTGATCTGATGCGCCAGCGTTTGCTGGGGAAAACTTGTCAGGTATTTACCGCAAACATGCAGATCAAAACGCCAGCGTTGCTGCCGTATCGTTACGCCGACGGAAGTGTTGTTTGTGGTGGCGTCGAAGTGGAGCAGTTCAATGGGTGTGATTTACTGTTAAATCCGGTTCTGGTTTGGGAAGTCTTGTCAAAAAATACGGAAGCTTATGATCGTGGCGACAAATTCACCTACTACAAATCCATCCCCAGCCTGAAAGAGTATTTACTGATCGCGCAGCATCGTCCGCACGTTACGCATTACACCAAACAGAACGAGCGCATTTGGTACCGCGAAGAGTTCAATGACCGAAATGAAAGCGTCTACCTGCCTTCGCTCGAAGTCACGCTGCAATTGAGCGAGATTTATCAGGATGTGATTTTCCCGGCCTGA
- a CDS encoding LysR family transcriptional regulator, whose translation MDLSQLEIFLSIAEEKSFSRAAEKMLRTQPAISIAIKRLEEELGESLFDRSSKNGSLTEAGRILLSYAQRMINLRDEAKEAVSELRGMFRGRLTIGANESTSLYLLPPLLMEYRKRYPNIKIEVFRAVSEKIPLEVSERNLDFGFLSYDPMHPNLQSLEIHKDELALVVPPQHRLAKQKQVTVKDLGEEQFVAHNVKTPSRTKIFELFAQHHTPLNICLELATLETIKEFVLLEAGIAILPRLAVEAEIKSGKLVEVPVKGMKIEKTLRLVYRRESSLSHAAKSFLDLVKEQRGIETQAGKITS comes from the coding sequence GTGGATTTGTCACAACTGGAAATCTTTCTGTCCATTGCCGAAGAAAAAAGCTTTTCGCGCGCGGCGGAGAAAATGTTGCGCACGCAACCGGCCATCAGCATCGCCATCAAACGGCTGGAAGAAGAGCTTGGCGAATCGCTGTTCGACCGCAGCAGCAAAAACGGCTCGCTGACCGAAGCCGGGCGCATTTTGCTGTCTTACGCGCAACGCATGATCAATTTACGCGACGAAGCCAAGGAAGCTGTCAGCGAATTGCGCGGCATGTTTCGCGGACGGCTGACCATCGGTGCCAACGAAAGCACGTCCCTGTATTTGTTGCCGCCGTTGTTGATGGAATATCGAAAACGGTATCCGAACATCAAAATTGAAGTGTTCCGCGCCGTCTCGGAAAAAATCCCGCTCGAAGTTTCAGAACGCAATCTGGATTTCGGCTTTCTGTCTTACGACCCGATGCACCCAAATTTGCAGTCTCTGGAAATTCACAAAGATGAATTGGCGCTGGTCGTTCCGCCCCAACATCGCTTGGCTAAGCAAAAACAGGTCACCGTCAAAGACCTGGGCGAAGAGCAATTCGTCGCGCACAACGTCAAAACCCCGTCGCGAACCAAAATCTTTGAACTGTTCGCGCAACATCACACGCCGCTGAATATCTGCCTGGAACTGGCGACGCTGGAAACGATCAAGGAGTTTGTGTTGCTGGAAGCGGGCATTGCCATCCTGCCCCGGCTGGCCGTTGAAGCCGAAATCAAATCGGGCAAGCTGGTAGAAGTGCCGGTCAAAGGAATGAAAATCGAAAAGACGCTACGGCTGGTTTATCGCCGCGAATCATCGCTGTCGCACGCGGCAAAATCGTTTTTGGACTTGGTCAAGGAACAGCGCGGAATTGAAACTCAGGCCGGGAAAATCACATCCTGA
- a CDS encoding mechanosensitive ion channel, which yields MNRTTQIPVTNVLKIVLLVAFSLSPVVSLAQTPTPDSSEQGIPLVEISSRAENLKRPMREIVRRLSSSGGTGLMLEQILAAEERITARSLQLNERLASKPTLYELRELDRDWKGQSEELELWQKNLTQQITSTESDVRWVKGEEEKWTTTLNQLTDGNSLEAVFERIKTVLAGLKQLHEPLQERLNFLLSLQDRLSQLEFLVSTRLDDLAAARQRFQDTLLVRDSLPLWSAFSGKAESAVDRDSVDGSGGRSLVHELAAARESFGHQRGNFFFLLLLFAGLLVVNISLANRIDSLTTDNMDLHESAAILKRPVSAALLIIFLVQLWLSPVSASVINGVVALLLLIPFVQIVRSLFKPQSWLRIPFFILAILHLSDQIRFLTDFSPLVERLMFLSETAVAIAVLVWMLRPNRLGSLPIKPVTLRWLRGSLFVMLGLVVVSLLANVLGFVTLAKVLGEGALHSTYLGALMYGAAVVINVGIALALRTNRAQLSYFVKQHRDEIIKWCSRIIYFVAGLLWLIGSLELFTVREQFLAGVQRVLDASLSFRSLNVSVEDVVSFLLVVALAYYLSKVVRLILQEDVLSRIPLERGVPRALGTVAQYLLLFGGFLLAVSAAGFDLNRLTLLTGAFGVGIGFGLQNIVNNFVSGLILLFERPVQIGDAVQVGTVSGEITRIGIRSSTIRTYQGAEVTVPNAKLISEDVTNWTLSNMSRRVDLSLGVAYGSDPVRVTEIMLAAAESNPEVMTDPAPQVLFLGFGESALQFELRFWAVNQGHPMIKSQVALAVSDALAKAGIEIPFPQRDLHVKLDDETLAKLLAGQNK from the coding sequence ATGAATCGTACTACCCAAATTCCTGTCACAAACGTGCTGAAAATAGTTTTGCTGGTCGCGTTTTCGTTGTCGCCGGTTGTCAGTCTGGCTCAAACGCCAACGCCGGATTCCAGCGAACAGGGAATTCCTTTGGTTGAGATTTCCAGTCGTGCCGAAAATCTCAAACGGCCCATGCGCGAAATTGTTCGCCGGTTATCGTCAAGTGGCGGAACTGGTTTGATGCTTGAACAAATTCTGGCGGCGGAAGAACGCATCACCGCGCGATCTCTGCAATTGAATGAACGATTGGCGTCGAAGCCGACGTTGTATGAACTGCGAGAGCTTGATCGTGATTGGAAGGGTCAAAGTGAGGAATTGGAGCTTTGGCAAAAAAATCTGACTCAACAGATTACCTCCACTGAATCCGACGTGCGCTGGGTGAAGGGAGAAGAAGAGAAATGGACAACGACGTTGAATCAACTCACCGACGGGAATTCTCTGGAAGCAGTTTTTGAGCGGATCAAAACCGTGTTGGCGGGTCTGAAACAATTACATGAGCCATTGCAGGAACGACTGAATTTCTTGCTTTCGTTGCAGGATCGGTTGTCGCAACTGGAATTTCTGGTTTCAACCAGGCTGGATGACCTGGCCGCTGCCCGGCAACGGTTTCAGGACACGTTGCTGGTGCGCGATAGTCTTCCGCTGTGGTCGGCGTTTTCTGGTAAGGCTGAAAGCGCTGTAGATCGAGATTCCGTTGATGGTTCCGGGGGAAGATCGTTGGTGCATGAACTTGCCGCTGCGCGCGAAAGCTTTGGACACCAACGAGGCAATTTCTTTTTTCTGTTGTTGCTGTTTGCCGGGTTGCTGGTCGTGAACATTTCACTGGCAAATAGAATTGATTCGTTGACAACTGACAATATGGATTTGCACGAATCGGCAGCAATTTTGAAACGACCGGTTTCGGCGGCTTTGCTGATTATTTTCCTGGTCCAGCTTTGGCTTTCACCAGTGTCGGCCAGCGTGATCAATGGAGTTGTCGCCCTGCTGTTGCTGATTCCATTTGTCCAAATCGTACGGTCATTGTTCAAACCCCAGTCGTGGTTGCGCATCCCGTTTTTTATTCTGGCAATTTTGCACTTGAGTGATCAGATTCGCTTTCTGACGGATTTTTCGCCATTGGTCGAGCGCCTTATGTTTTTGTCGGAAACGGCTGTTGCCATTGCCGTGCTGGTTTGGATGCTCAGGCCAAACCGACTTGGAAGTTTGCCGATCAAACCTGTGACCTTGCGATGGTTGCGCGGCTCGCTGTTCGTCATGTTGGGCCTGGTGGTTGTTTCGTTGCTGGCAAATGTGCTGGGCTTCGTCACTCTGGCAAAGGTGCTGGGCGAAGGAGCATTGCACAGCACCTATTTGGGAGCATTGATGTATGGCGCGGCAGTGGTTATCAATGTCGGAATTGCGCTGGCGCTGAGAACCAATCGCGCCCAACTTTCCTATTTCGTCAAACAACACCGGGACGAAATTATCAAATGGTGTTCTCGCATCATTTATTTTGTGGCAGGGCTTTTATGGCTCATCGGATCGTTGGAACTTTTCACGGTCCGCGAACAGTTTTTGGCCGGTGTGCAGCGGGTGCTTGACGCCTCGTTGAGCTTTCGGAGTTTGAATGTTTCGGTGGAGGACGTCGTTTCATTTTTGCTGGTCGTTGCGCTGGCGTATTACCTGTCAAAAGTGGTTCGGCTGATTTTGCAGGAAGATGTTTTGAGCCGCATTCCGTTGGAAAGAGGTGTCCCACGGGCGTTGGGGACGGTCGCGCAATACCTGCTTCTTTTTGGAGGATTTTTGTTGGCTGTGTCTGCGGCGGGATTTGATCTGAATCGGCTGACGCTGCTGACCGGCGCATTCGGGGTCGGAATCGGATTTGGGTTACAGAACATCGTCAACAACTTTGTTTCCGGATTGATTTTGCTTTTCGAGCGACCTGTGCAAATCGGAGACGCCGTCCAGGTTGGAACTGTGTCCGGAGAAATCACTCGCATTGGCATCCGATCAAGCACGATTCGCACCTATCAAGGGGCGGAAGTCACGGTCCCGAATGCCAAATTGATTTCCGAAGATGTGACCAATTGGACATTGTCGAACATGAGTCGTCGCGTTGACTTGTCCTTGGGAGTGGCTTACGGGTCGGACCCTGTGCGCGTGACCGAGATCATGCTTGCCGCCGCTGAAAGCAATCCTGAAGTGATGACAGACCCCGCGCCACAAGTGTTGTTTCTCGGCTTTGGCGAAAGCGCGTTGCAATTTGAGTTACGGTTTTGGGCGGTTAATCAGGGGCATCCAATGATCAAAAGTCAGGTCGCGTTGGCCGTGTCTGATGCGTTGGCGAAGGCTGGGATTGAGATTCCTTTTCCGCAACGTGATCTTCATGTCAAGCTCGACGACGAAACTTTGGCAAAGTTATTGGCCGGGCAAAACAAATGA
- a CDS encoding 2-isopropylmalate synthase has translation MSERVAIFDTTLRDGEQSPGCSMNLEEKLRMARQLDALGVDVIEAGFAIASDDDFAAVREVAKTCRRPIIASLCRTTREDIERAWEALADAARPRIHTFIATSDIHLQYKLQKSREEVLEMSRQAVRLAKGFTDDVEFSAEDATRSDLDYLCEVIEAVIDEGATVVNIPDTVGYTIPSEYHHIISALKQRVRNIEKAVISVHCHNDLGLGVANSLAAVAAGARQIECTINGIGERAGNASLEEIVMALRVRKDLMPYSNSIVTEELFRSSQTLSNITGVQVQPNKAIVGKNAFAHEAGIHQHGVLKNRITYEIMTPESVGVKTNSIVLGKHSGRHALGKKYEEMGYNLTRPDLDKAYKMFTKLADQKKEIFEEDLIAILQDGFTQIPERYKLRAVQATAGTSTLATALVTVNDTKTDDVETQTSSGDGPVNAVYQAIDKLTGMSGNLVDYSVRSITQGADAVGEVFVHVEFDGTSYTGKAASTDIVDASARAYLNAVNKALYAKDRSKVVGNAAPAAAA, from the coding sequence ATGAGCGAGCGAGTAGCGATCTTCGACACGACGTTGCGCGACGGTGAACAATCGCCGGGATGCAGTATGAACCTGGAGGAAAAATTACGGATGGCGCGGCAACTCGATGCGCTGGGCGTGGACGTGATCGAAGCCGGATTTGCCATCGCGTCCGATGACGACTTTGCCGCAGTGCGCGAGGTGGCCAAAACATGTCGCCGACCGATTATTGCCTCTCTTTGTCGTACAACCCGCGAAGACATTGAACGCGCCTGGGAAGCCCTGGCAGATGCCGCACGTCCACGGATTCATACCTTTATTGCAACGTCCGACATTCACCTCCAGTACAAACTGCAAAAGTCGCGCGAAGAAGTTCTGGAAATGTCGCGGCAAGCCGTGCGGCTGGCCAAGGGCTTCACCGACGACGTGGAATTTTCCGCCGAAGACGCTACGCGCTCCGATCTGGATTATCTGTGTGAAGTGATCGAAGCCGTGATTGACGAAGGTGCAACCGTTGTCAACATTCCCGACACGGTCGGATATACGATTCCCAGCGAATATCATCACATCATCAGCGCACTGAAACAGCGCGTGCGCAACATTGAGAAAGCCGTTATCAGCGTGCATTGCCACAACGATCTGGGTTTGGGCGTGGCCAATTCGCTGGCGGCAGTTGCCGCCGGCGCGCGCCAAATCGAATGCACAATCAACGGCATTGGCGAACGCGCGGGCAATGCTTCGCTGGAAGAAATCGTGATGGCGCTTCGCGTTCGCAAAGACTTGATGCCATATTCCAACAGCATCGTCACCGAAGAGCTATTCCGTTCCAGCCAGACGCTGTCGAACATTACGGGCGTTCAAGTTCAACCCAACAAAGCCATCGTCGGCAAAAACGCCTTCGCGCACGAAGCCGGAATTCACCAGCACGGCGTGCTGAAAAATCGCATCACCTACGAAATCATGACGCCGGAATCCGTAGGTGTGAAAACCAACAGCATTGTGCTCGGCAAACATTCTGGTCGTCACGCGCTGGGCAAAAAGTACGAAGAGATGGGCTACAACCTGACGCGGCCTGACCTGGACAAAGCCTACAAGATGTTTACGAAACTGGCCGATCAGAAGAAAGAAATCTTTGAAGAAGACCTGATTGCCATCCTGCAAGATGGATTTACGCAGATTCCGGAGCGTTACAAACTGCGTGCGGTTCAGGCCACCGCTGGGACTTCGACGCTGGCGACGGCGCTGGTGACGGTCAATGACACCAAAACCGATGACGTGGAAACACAAACTTCTTCCGGAGATGGCCCGGTCAACGCAGTGTATCAGGCAATAGATAAACTGACTGGAATGTCCGGCAATCTCGTGGATTACTCGGTTCGTTCGATCACACAAGGTGCCGATGCAGTTGGCGAAGTTTTCGTGCACGTCGAATTTGACGGCACTTCCTACACAGGCAAGGCTGCCAGCACCGATATTGTGGACGCCAGCGCGCGCGCGTATCTGAATGCGGTCAACAAGGCTCTCTATGCCAAAGATCGCAGCAAAGTCGTTGGCAACGCTGCCCCTGCCGCGGCGGCCTAA
- a CDS encoding 3-isopropylmalate dehydratase large subunit, whose product MGMTITEKILAAHSGRDSVVPGEIVNAKIDLIVAHDVTTPPAVAMLRKLGINKVFDPSKILVTPDHFVPNKDIKSAELSKQLREWRIEQGIERYYEIGNHGICHAIAPEQGHVLPGQTIVCGDSHTTTMGALGTFSSGVGSTDLAAALATGELWFKVPESMLFELSGELPFGVYSKDIILYIISKIGVDGARYKAMEYRGSGLKSLTMEARFTITNMAIEAGGKSGIMPADDVAEEYVKARTGEPYTIYNSDEDANYSEKFSINLSELEPIVALPDLPSNGRFIGEIQREKMDQVYIGSCTNGRIEDLRIAAQIFKGNKVADGTRAIVVPATTEVWKTAMKEGLLEIFADAGCVVSTATCGACLGGHMGVLGAEEKCLSTTNRNFVGRMGSPKSKVYLASPATAAATAITGTITDPREFLKVSAQAVAA is encoded by the coding sequence ATGGGAATGACAATTACTGAAAAGATTTTGGCGGCGCATAGCGGACGTGATTCCGTCGTGCCGGGCGAAATTGTCAACGCAAAAATTGACTTGATCGTCGCGCACGATGTGACGACGCCGCCTGCCGTCGCAATGCTTCGGAAGCTGGGCATCAATAAAGTTTTCGATCCGTCGAAGATTTTGGTGACGCCGGATCACTTCGTGCCGAACAAGGACATCAAGAGCGCGGAACTTTCCAAACAACTCCGCGAATGGCGCATCGAACAGGGCATCGAACGTTATTATGAAATCGGCAACCACGGCATTTGTCACGCTATCGCGCCCGAACAAGGCCACGTACTGCCCGGCCAAACCATCGTTTGCGGAGATTCGCACACCACAACGATGGGGGCGCTCGGCACATTTTCAAGCGGAGTCGGTTCGACAGATTTGGCGGCCGCCCTGGCAACTGGCGAGCTGTGGTTCAAAGTTCCCGAAAGCATGTTGTTTGAACTGAGCGGGGAATTGCCGTTCGGCGTTTATTCCAAAGACATCATTCTTTACATCATCTCGAAAATCGGCGTGGACGGCGCGCGCTACAAAGCGATGGAATATCGTGGATCGGGCCTCAAGTCACTGACGATGGAAGCCCGCTTCACCATCACCAATATGGCGATTGAAGCCGGCGGCAAGAGCGGCATTATGCCCGCAGACGACGTTGCCGAAGAATACGTCAAGGCGCGCACCGGCGAACCGTACACAATTTACAACTCCGACGAAGACGCCAACTACTCCGAAAAATTCTCGATCAATCTGAGCGAGCTTGAACCCATTGTTGCGCTGCCCGACTTGCCGTCCAACGGTCGCTTCATTGGCGAAATCCAGCGCGAGAAGATGGATCAAGTCTACATCGGTTCCTGCACCAATGGCCGCATCGAGGACCTGCGCATCGCCGCGCAAATCTTCAAGGGCAACAAAGTCGCCGATGGAACTCGTGCGATTGTCGTCCCGGCGACAACCGAAGTCTGGAAGACGGCGATGAAAGAAGGCCTGCTGGAAATCTTCGCCGACGCGGGCTGTGTGGTTTCGACCGCGACCTGCGGCGCTTGCCTGGGCGGACATATGGGCGTGCTCGGCGCGGAAGAAAAATGTCTTTCGACCACAAACCGCAACTTTGTTGGCAGAATGGGATCGCCGAAATCGAAAGTGTATCTGGCTTCGCCCGCGACGGCTGCGGCGACGGCCATCACCGGCACGATCACCGATCCGCGTGAATTTTTGAAAGTTTCAGCTCAAGCCGTTGCGGCTTGA
- a CDS encoding 3-isopropylmalate dehydratase small subunit, whose product MPELPTNLKGFAHVYDRAHINTDEIIPARYLNVHDEAELAKYAMEDIDVDFVKRVKPGDFVIAGENFGCGSSREHAIWALRGAGIKVVIAANYSRIFFRNAINNGFLAIECPEALNIVKGGDELELDLLAGKLRNLSNGQEATFVPISDFARELIEDGGLLPHIQKKAAKAA is encoded by the coding sequence ATGCCAGAACTACCAACCAATCTGAAAGGCTTCGCGCATGTGTACGACCGTGCGCACATCAACACGGACGAAATCATTCCGGCGCGGTACCTGAACGTTCACGACGAAGCGGAACTGGCCAAGTACGCGATGGAAGACATTGATGTGGATTTCGTCAAACGCGTCAAACCCGGCGATTTTGTGATTGCCGGTGAAAACTTCGGCTGCGGCTCTTCGCGCGAACACGCCATCTGGGCGTTGCGCGGAGCGGGCATCAAAGTCGTCATCGCTGCCAATTACTCGCGCATCTTTTTCCGCAACGCGATCAACAATGGCTTTTTGGCGATTGAATGCCCGGAAGCGTTGAATATCGTCAAAGGCGGAGACGAGCTCGAACTTGATCTGCTGGCTGGAAAGCTGCGCAACCTGAGCAATGGCCAGGAAGCCACGTTCGTGCCGATCAGCGATTTCGCCCGCGAATTGATTGAAGACGGCGGCCTGTTGCCGCACATTCAGAAAAAAGCTGCCAAGGCGGCATAA